The Phragmites australis chromosome 1, lpPhrAust1.1, whole genome shotgun sequence genomic interval AGCACCGTAggaaaaacaaaggaaaatTTCCTACACAGCCGATTCCATGGGAAAAACACGGAGAAAAATATATCCAGTACGACCTTATTTTCTTGCTTGCTCACGTAGGATCGAGGCAAACAACCTGTTATTATTCCATACTAATAGAAGAACTAGGTCATTGGCTGACCACGCTTGTGGCCCGTCGTGCCGTCCGCGTGCCCGTGCAGCGCGAGCTCCTCGCCGACCTCCTGGCCACCGAGCAGCACCAGCTTGATCTCGACCTCCTCTCCGCCCGCCGCGCAGCTCTCCTCGCAGCCCGTCCGCTCGCCACGCAGCGTGAGTGCGAGCTCGAGCTCCTCGTCGGCCGCCCGCCCGTCGTGCGAGCGTGAACTCCTCGTCGGCCGATCGCTCGTTGCGCAGCGTGAGCGCAAGCGCGAGCTCTAGGCGTCCCTCATCGCCCTTAATCTGGTCGTGCGGGAACGAGTGGAATGAATAGATAAGAAGAACCAATAGATAGGATAGGAGCAAGTACAGGAGAGCTAGATGGATATGAGTCAGTCGCTTGTTGTTCCTAATTGACGGGTGGGACCTAAGTTGTTGATCCACATGTAAATCACATGCAAATGATGATTAACAAATGTGATTTATCaatcttttttatatatttattctaAAAATTCTATGTTTTTTCTACAACCTAGCCAAACATTTATCCTCACAAAATTCCTGTATTTTTCAATCATATGTTTTACACTTATATTTCGAttatatttctatatttttttattcctaCATTTTTCTAATATAGTACGTTCAAAAAGCCGTACGCTGCTTGTGATTTCAGCGGTACGCGTTTCTAAGATTCCAAGTTTAGAAGTGAGGTAGACAGACATTCACATCCGTCGTGATCTCGTGGACATTGTTCCTCCCATAACAGAAAATATACGCTCTGATCACAAGGAACAACAGGAAATGAGGGTTGACGAAGAAAGGAACAAAAGGAAAACTGTACTCCAACCAGGTAGGCATTAACGCATGCTATTTTTGACTGTACGATTAAACCTCAGCGGAATATCTCTAGTCACGTAatggagatttttttattttagtatttttaaaCTAATACTTTAAAAACAACACGCAAGATATTAAAACTTTAAGaactaatttattttatcaCGCTAAAATATATAACATGATTAATAACTTGATCATACCAATATGATCACGATGGTATCCTGTCTTGGCGTTCTGCTATGTAGTCTTTTTTTTCACGCTAAAAGTacataatatgatttatatCTTAGTTACATCGTATATATTAGTACAATTACGTAAGTAAGTCATATCATGTACTTTAACGTGATAAGagattattttataaaaagttAGCATCCTACGTATTGTTTTAAAATAATAGCTTTAAAAGactgaaataaaaaaatcccaCGTAGTGCACCGATGCGCCGCTCCGGCGCCCCAGGCGAGCCGACGTTGTTTTGTGGCCCGTGCAGTACTGGTATCAGCGGTGATCGGGTAGGTAGTACGCGGTACTAGAACAGTGCCCGCAGCCCCGCAAGTTTGACGAATGAGGGCCGACTTGGGGCGCGCGGCTGTTGCTTGGAGTACAGGCCAGGCCAGCCGCTTACCGTCGGCTGGGTGGGGATTCGGGGGGCAGCCGCTGGTTTTTGGGCCGGCGGCGCACGCCAAAAACCAAAGGGGCCCGCATCCACCCACCCACCCGCACCTACCTGCCTTCCTGCCCGCCGGTGACACCAAGAACGAAAGGCGAAGTTGGCATCTTCTGCTCAGAATCATGGGATATTTAAGATGGCAGTGGAAGATTTTTACTCCCGTAACTATTGAGTCTATCTATCCTCTCCTCCATTCCATCAACAATTTATAAGCATCTTTGTACCTTCTCTTTTCTATTTTGTCCATATTTAATTGTGCCTCcggcttgctttttttttttttcattctcgTCCGGCTTGCTTTGGGAGTTGAAGTATTTATCTGTCTTTCTATTTTAAGATGCCACCGTTTCTCGACTGATGAGCCACGTCAGCTAAAAGTTCTCACCCATCGGATCGAAGGCCTGGCAAATGTACACCATCCAATTCTTCTCCTCTTGTTAGCTTCGTCCGATTCTCCGATTACCGTCTCGTCCCGATCGTCCTATGTGCAAAATCGAAGCACCCGCTGCCGCTCGCCCTCGCCTCTGCCGCTACcagagccggagccggagccgtgCCGCCACCGGCCAACGGATTCGGCCGAATTCTCCCAATTCTTCTCCTCACGAGCTGTGCATGCCAAGAATTGGTGATTTCTGTGTATGTGTATACGCATCTACATGTGCGGTTTCTTGATTTTTGGTGGGAGCGCCTCCACAGGTGGCGTCGCTGCCAGAGGAGATCAGCTGGGAGAGGGGAGCCGGCTTCGGCttcagcgccggcgccggggagATCGGCGTCGATCCCGAGCTCGATGAGTTCATGGTTTTTTCTTGGACCAATGTCTCGTGTATCTAAATACAGGAATAATTATCTGAGTAATTTGTGTGGTGAACGCTAGATTTACTACGTGATTTGCTCCTAATCATCAGTTATTACATGTGCGCACACGTGCGTGCTTGAGATTCCAGGAGTCCTACTACCAGGAGGAGCTATCAGCTGGCGCGGTACGAGGAGGAGCTATCACACGACCGTTCGACGAGGCCGCGTCGTTCCTGAGCAGCATCCAGGCGCAGCTCTGCAACCTCTGCAGTGGAGGCAACAAGATGAGGTGCTGCATCCAGGCGCTGATTTCTCCCTGGTTCCAGCAAGATGCCGCGAACCGGAAGATGCGGGCTGTCCAGATCGAGCTTGACGACCTGTTCTACTTCCGCAAAATCCAATTTTTTCTCTTGAGCGAATGTGCAGAGGTGCGTAATATGTAATTTTTAGCGTGAAATGATTTTGTTGTTGTGCAGTATAAGGATGTGGATGAGGAGTTCTTGTAGCGGTATGCGAGACACGTGTTGTTACATCTGTATCTTCGCGGAGTCCGTTGACGAGCTCATGCCGGAACCCACTGAGCCATTCACCGTCGACCAGGTCCGGGACATCCTGATGAGGCAGTGTGTGGCTAAGGGGGTTGACGGCGGCTCCGTCGGTGCCCCTAAAATTTTCTTGCTGAACCAAGTTTCAGATTAGTTGTTAATAAAATTGACCGGTTGTTATGATTTATTTGGAGTGGAAAAAATTTTATATACCGTGAAGATGACAAAAGTAAATTAGTGTTGATATAGTACAATTTGAACTAACTTTTATCATTTGATATGTAAATTATTGATGAATTAAATCTAGATATATACTCTGATTTGGTAGAACATATTAATAATAGTAGCTTCTGAGTAATTTAGATAATATAAACATGCCCTGCAAGCgcttttatcaatatttagctAGATATGATCATATGGGTCTTACATTCTTGCTAGAACTTTCTCTGTACTCTTATAGATGCTTGGAGCTACCCAGTTCAAGACCTTCCACTGAAACTGTACTCTAATAATTTTTCatctatctaaaaaattatttttcctttCTATCCAATTGTCAGGCTTTGTTGATCTTTATTTAACATGAATTTGATTTAGCATTGTAGTGAGGTTTACATCAAGGCATTCTCAAAGGTGACGCCAGTCACAATTAGACAAGTAAAGGCATCCAATATTGGACAGCTCGTGTAGGGATCGGTAACGTCTCAGAAGGAGGAGtaaattaggacatttaaaattaattggctctaaaactttacaagataaatctatattaatttttatctaaatgtactctagatttatctagtatgtctactctatcggcaaaaattcaaaattagacaacatatatgagcgtatttgccgaaatagataatatgtagtcgtatttattaatttagcattcgtattcggcacacggtgtaccgaaaaagatatttttggcacacggtgtgccgaatacggtactgttacccgtatttggcacaccgtgtgccgaaaatggaccATATCCGGCACTCCATGTGCCAAAAATCCTTTTTCGATACCGACATGACCGTGTATCAAAAAAGCAGACGTGACATGACCGTGCACTGAAAAAGTGTTTTTTGGTACACAATATGCAGAATACGGCACTGTTACCCGTATTCGacacactgtgtgccgaatacagtccattttcggcacacgatgtGTCAAATACGGGCAACAATACCGTATTTGGCACACCTTATgccaaaaataaatttttggtacaccgtgtgccgaatacgaatgctaaattaataaatacaactacatattatctatttttgcaaatacgctcagatatgttgtctaattttgaattttgccCCTACTCTACACTCAAAAGGGTTTATAACCTATAGTCAATTCTAGCAAACTATTATAGAAAGGTAAACAAGTAatggtagattgcaagtatgtacatgcgaaaacataaaaaaggtagagagagcaaactcagcataaaagatttttatcccgtgatatcgatggcataaatatcACTCATAATTCACGTTGGAGCCGCCACCAAGACTATTGCTCTTGGACAACATCCGGTCGCGatccttgagccacctagggctcaagtaggttgagccaccaagccacaaagtcAAGGCTCACTgcaagcctctcttctgattACTTGtcatcgtcttcacttcagagcttgagccataaGGCAAGCAAGACAAACGATGTATGCAGCTTCGATCCTTcgattagagtaataccctacgtcctgtgggagTGTTGCTGCCTTGTATTGATAATCTCAAGTACAAGtaaggtggctaagactattacaagaagttgattagatctaatctatcctagggctaaagtcgtcGAGTTACTCCCCTGTTGTTGTCTTTTGTGTTGCTCGTTGTCCTCCCCCTAGCATTTCCATCTTATAGAAGGGTGAGGTACTGACTCCTATCCAGTCATAGTCGATAGgaagttgtcttccttgacgtccaagtagatagatctattaTGAATATAGGTCGTATCTAGTTGGGTagccaatctaaaccttcttggtatatacttccttgattttgagtgtatcaggtaccgctgattcggtttcATGATATCTAGAGTTACCAAATATGCGTCGCATATACCCTGTCTATATATGATGTACTTCTTATGCGCATATAACCCATAGTTTGATATTCGATAGGTCTAACCGTCAGAAGGTCGGTTGGATCGTAGGAGGCGGTCTGGCCAAAAAAGGTTCTGTTCGCGATGggcggtctaaccaccagaGGCTACTTAGCCataataaaatactatttgtgGCTAGCGGTTTGACCGCATGTGTGCTGATGGTCTGACGCTAGGAGGGCTAGTCTGACCATTAGGCACGATCCAAGTTGGTTTCAACTTGGAGCTCTTGATTCCAAGCCACAGTCGGCTTGGGAGGTTATAAAAAGAAGAGGTCGTggctagggatggcaccaagaCGCAGAGGAGAGCCTAAGGATTATGTTTAGAGAAAGACACTTGTGGAGACGACTTTTGATCTAGAAAGGTAGAGTTGAGAGAATTCtatcatgagagagagagagagagagagagagagagagagagagagagagagagagagagagaagtctAGGGTTTAGGATTTCATTGAAATCCTTGTAAGGATGTTATGGATATGTATTTTGTGAAATCATCTATGTAGTGAAGATCAAATTTTGTAAGTTTATAAGTTGGCGATTTGGTTGTTCCTCCTCGCTCTTCGTTTTGCATGCTCGGTTTTTGTTTTTGATAGATCTTTTGGTTTAACATGCTTTATCTTAGTTTGATCTATCCAAAACCTCTATAAGTCATCAAGGTAGTCTTTTGAAAAGTTTCATTGTTAAATTTTCATAGTTTTTGCTTAATCACAAAATTAGGGTTAATCATATTCTTGTCACCATCTGTCATAGTATAATTTTGGGGTTCATAACTTTATATCTGTATATCCAATTGATGTGATTCTTATTTGGTTTGTTCCACATCTTTGTCTAGTTTCTGTCGTTAAAATTTTAGGTCGATTGGAGTTATGGATTTGgatctacatcatttttactagagtgtTTGTAGTTTGTCTGAGTAGAATACGAGATTaagttagatttttttttgttaggataaaaaatatatttgactttcgcaatcattcaccccctttGACTGCCTTCATTGCTctaacggctcaactttactatgaacaccgaatgatccggtgattacagtagAACAATcaccatccagtgtgtattaGTAGATACTAatcattggaactccactcaaacgtCTTCTTAACACCGGATATTATGTTGTTACCTTTAATTCCATCATCGAACTTTCTGATGTGTAGACTTAAGCCTAACTGAGACATTTTCTACACTGTTTAACTGTCTGGTGTGTAGATCttctgatcactggaccttccatTATCAATcaaacaagtggtatcagagtctaaaCATTTTTAATTGATCTTAATTGATAATTATAAATATGGCGTTGGATAGGTATTCCAGAAAGCTTTGTATTTTTGATGATGTGAATTTTTAGTTTTGGAAGGCGAAGATGGAAGCTTATATTCCAATCTAGTGCTTTGCAATTTGGGAGAAAGTCTACAAGCCTTATGAGGTTCTGGAGAATAATCAAGTGACAGTGCAAAACATGCTAGCCATGAAAGCGACCAATAAGGTGAGAAACTTGACCATTTAAGGCTTGTGAAGGAGTGACTTCGACCGAGTTGTGCATCTAAAATTAGAAACTTAAAGATGATTTCCATATCTCATATGTTGATTTGAGATGCACAACGCGGTCAAAAATCACTCGTTCCCAAGCCTTAAATGATCAGGTTCCTCGCCTTGTTGTTCGCTTCTACGGCTGACATGTTTTGCATTATCACTTGATTATTCTTCGAAACCTCATATGGCTTGTAGGCTTTCTCCCAAATTAAAAATCCCTAAGCTTGAATATAACCTTTTATTTTTGCCTTctagaactgaaaatcaacaccataaaaaatataaggTTTTGCGGAATAACTACCTGACATTATGTTTCTAATCACTacttaagatcaattagaaaggtttaagctctaataccaattgtaggattgaTTACTTACTAATAAGGTAATCaaagggggtgaatgattgtgaaagttaaattcaaattttattgaTTAACAATTCGCCATAATGAAAATTTTAACTTAATTAGTCTCATAATCCACTCTAGACATGTTGCAAACACGctagtaaaaaaatatagatatcaATTTGTAACTCTGATTGACCTGAAATTTTAACAGCATATAGAAAACAAGTTTTGCAACTGACCCAACAAAAATCACATCAATCAGATACCTAGATCAAAAGTTATAGAGATATAATTCCTCACATGCTACGGGATAAAACCTAAATTCCGGATATTCTACTGTCAGTGACTGAGGTGAGCCTCACACATTATAGACACACCGATAGTATATTAGAGATTAATGAGTTTTTACTATGGCATATAAGAAAATACTCCGTTATAGACATAAGATAGGCTGAAAATACAGTGAGATCTGGGCTAGGGAATAGGGGCCCATCGCAACGGCAAGAATAAGGTTGGCAATCAGACTTAGCGGATTTGTGGCCGGTGTTTCGCTCATAATCATTCGAGGATATTTTGTAGGAACAAAATCTTATCTCATTATTTTTACGGTTTCGGCCATACTGCCATGCATATTGCAAGTGGATCTCTCGTTTCCCAGACCTttccagcaaaaaaaaaaagtttttccacccaagtcAATCTAGTCTCCTAGTTAAACGCTATGGTCAAATCCTGGTTTTCTCCCAAAACTGAGCATGACTAATGGGCCCAGTACTGGTGCACCCAAAGAGTTTGAGAGCTTTGGTGATTTTGGGAGAGTAATTTTTTGTCTGGTGCCGATTGAAGCAGAGCATTCTCGTCCTCCTCACCCTCCAACTGATCTCAGTTTAAGAAAAACAAACGCTGGTACTGTAGAACCCTCATCGCTGCTGTCCAAGGAGATAGCCAACGAGATCATTCGACCACCGGCATGGCCTACCAACACATTGACCCGGCACCATTCATGTCGCGCGGGTTCAATTCGTGCGGTGATCCTTGGGAAGGGTTCATGACCCGGATAGTTGCTGGGAAGCCGACCAAGAACTCATTGCCACTATCAATCCATGCCAAAGCGCCAGGTACCCTTGCAAAACATCAAAGTAGTCTTGAAAGAGTTCTTGCTAGATCATTAGAGGGTGGGGATTCAGAGTATCCAGCCATGCCCTCTTGGTCAGGCATAAGTTAGGTTTAATCGGATTCATGATAGAGACCGTCTTATCCATGCCAGTTCACATGTTTATGGTGATGTGCAAATTTCTTTCTACAAAAAAAAGATAATGAGGGGTCTAATTGGCGTGGTCTCAACTTTAATTGTGAGTGGTTGTTGATGTGAGCTATTATACCATACTTGCTATTAATTTAGTGGATATATTCTTATTATTTTATCATGAATGGCACTTGGCATCTAACGGTAACCTCGTTTTGCAACATGTTGTGTTTTATGTATGATTATGGTAATTACATAAGTACGCTGGGAATTTGGCCCAATGCGGAAATGATGGTTGAAGACATGAGAATCACAATATATAAAGGAATTTCCAGAGGGCTAATGATGATAAAGGAGCCAACCAAGATCCATCGGGAAGAGCTTGGCCAGATTTGGCCCCATCTAGCATAGTGCCGCATGGCACTAGGATAGGTGAGGGTCATCTCTATCTATCTTTCTCCCAAAGGTGGTTCATCCCGGATTGGGGTTTCTGGATCCTTCTTCACGCGAAGAGAAAATATCTACATCGGTTCTTTTCACCCCTCCAAGAAAGCACCCTATTtggtggcctataaatagaggacgTAACCCCACAATAAGGTAATCGAGAATTGCATGAAGAATATACCAGGTTAGGGTTAGACATAACAGGCCACGACCCTTAGTGAACCACCCTTAGTGAAACCTGAGGTGTTGTTGCATGAAAGGGAGCACTGTCGCATGACACATGTCgaagtattgagtaaggggcaTCCTAGCTAACGGGCCCCACGAGGGATTTGCCGACCAACAGGGATATTTTCTGAACCCTGACCCATCGCGCGACCATGTCCAAACTCGCACGACCAGCGTAAGACTTGCGTGACCAACCTCCTTACGTTATTATGAGATCTCATGATTAGCCCTTGCTGGTCACAGGGCCGGTCATTACCTAACCCATCTAATTGCATATATtactat includes:
- the LOC133911103 gene encoding uncharacterized protein LOC133911103; amino-acid sequence: MESYYQEELSAGAVRGGAITRPFDEAASFLSSIQAQLCNLCSGGNKMSIRMWMRSSCSGMRDTCCYICIFAESVDELMPEPTEPFTVDQVRDILMRQCVAKGVDGGSVGAPKIFLLNQVSD